Proteins encoded by one window of Arabidopsis thaliana chromosome 2, partial sequence:
- the LUH gene encoding LEUNIG-like protein (LEUNIG_homolog (LUH); FUNCTIONS IN: molecular_function unknown; INVOLVED IN: flower development, negative regulation of transcription, embryo development; LOCATED IN: cellular_component unknown; EXPRESSED IN: 22 plant structures; EXPRESSED DURING: 13 growth stages; CONTAINS InterPro DOMAIN/s: WD40 repeat 2 (InterPro:IPR019782), LisH dimerisation motif, subgroup (InterPro:IPR013720), WD40 repeat, conserved site (InterPro:IPR019775), WD40 repeat (InterPro:IPR001680), G-protein beta WD-40 repeat, region (InterPro:IPR020472), WD40 repeat-like-containing domain (InterPro:IPR011046), WD40-repeat-containing domain (InterPro:IPR017986), WD40/YVTN repeat-like-containing domain (InterPro:IPR015943), LisH dimerisation motif (InterPro:IPR006594), WD40 repeat, subgroup (InterPro:IPR019781); BEST Arabidopsis thaliana protein match is: LisH dimerisation motif;WD40/YVTN repeat-like-containing domain (TAIR:AT4G32551.1); Has 67484 Blast hits to 31766 proteins in 819 species: Archae - 68; Bacteria - 8700; Metazoa - 26198; Fungi - 15367; Plants - 8354; Viruses - 0; Other Eukaryotes - 8797 (source: NCBI BLink).): MAQSNWEADKMLDVYIYDYLVKKKLHNTAKSFMTEGKVSPDPVAIDAPGGFLFEWWSVFWDIFIARTNEKHSEAAAAYIEAQQGKAKEQQMQIQQLQMMRQAQMQRRDPNHPSLGGPMNAIGSEGMIGQSNASALAAKMYEERMKQPNPMNSETSQPHLDARMALLKSATNHHGQIVQGNHQGGVSAALQQIQSRTQQPTEIKTEVNLGTSPRQLPVDPSTVYGQGILQSKPGMGSAGLNPGVSGLPLKGWPLTGIEQMRPGLGGPQVQKSFLQNQSQFQLSPQQQQHQMLAQVQAQGNMTNSPMYGGDMDPRRFTGLPRGNLNPKDGQQNANDGSIGSPMQSSSSKHISMPPVQQSSSQQQDHLLSQQSQQNNRKRKGPSSSGPANSTGTGNTVGPSNSQPSTPSTHTPVDGVAIAGNMHHVNSMPKGPMMYGSDGIGGLASSANQLDDMDQFGDVGALEDNVESFLSQDDGDGGSLFGTLKRNSSVHTETSKPFSFNEVSCIRKSASKVICCSFSYDGKLLASAGHDKKVFIWNMETLQVESTPEEHAHIITDVRFRPNSTQLATSSFDKTIKIWDASDPGYFLRTISGHAAPVMSIDFHPKKTELLCSCDSNNDIRFWDINASCVRAVKGASTQVRFQPRTGQFLAAASENTVSIFDIENNNKRVNIFKGHSSNVHSVCWSPNGELVASVSEDAVKLWSLSSGDCIHELSNSGNKFHSVVFHPSYPDLLVIGGYQAIELWNTMENKCMTVAGHECVISALAQSPSTGVVASASHDKSVKIWK; the protein is encoded by the exons ATGGCTCAGAGTAATTGGGAAGCTGACAAGAT gcttgatgtttacatatatgattatttggtgaagaagaaacttcatAATACTGCTAAGTCGTTTATGACTGAAGGGAAGGTTTCTCCTGATCCAGTTG CAATTGATGCACCTGGAGGGTTTCTTTTTGAGTGGTGGTCTGTGTTTTGGGACATTTTCATTGCAAGGACGAATGAGAAGCATTCAGAGGCTGCTGCAGCTTATATAGAG gCACAACAAGGTAAAGCGAAGGAGCAGCAAATGCAAATACAGCAACTGCAGATGATGCGCCAAGCTCAAATGCAGCGTAGGGACCCTAATCATCCTTCTCTTGGCGGTCCAATGAATGCTATTGGTTCTGAAGGGATGATTGGGCAGTCTAATGCTAGTGCTTTGGCTGCTAAAATGTACGAGGAACGCATGAAGCAGCCTAATCCTATGAATTCTGAGACATCCCAACCTCATCTTGATGCAAGGATGGCCCTTCTTAAATCAGCAACAAACCATCATGG TCAGATTGTCCAAGGAAACCATCAAGGAGGTGTTTCGGCAGCGCTGCAGCAAATTCAATCACGAACTCAGCAGCCCACT GAAATCAAAACTGAAGTTAATTTGGGTACATCTCCAAGACAACTGCCAGTGGATCCTTCTACAGTTTATGGCCAGGGAATTCTGCAATCAAAGCCTGGGATGGGGAGTGCAG GATTAAACCCTGGAGTGAGTGGTCTTCCTTTAAAGGGATGGCCATTAACT GGCATCGAGCAGATGCGACCAGGTTTAGGAGGCCCTCAGGTTCAGAAATCTTTTCTACAAAATCAAAGTCAATTTCAGCTCTCGccgcagcagcaacaacatcaGATGTTGGCTCAGGTTCAAGCGCAAGGAAATATGACTAATTCACCCATGTATGGTGGTGACATGGACCCTCGAAGATTTACAGGATTACCTAGAGGAAACCTTAATCCGAAAGATGGCCAACAAAATGCAAATGATGGATCTATAGGGTCCCCCATGCAGTCAAGTTCGTCAAAG CATATCAGCATGCCGCCAGTAcagcaatcttcttctcagcaACAAGATCACTTACTATCCCAGCAATCACAACAG AACAACCGCAAAAGAAAAGGGCCTTCCTCTTCTGGTCCTGCTAACAGCACAGGGACAGGAAACACTGTTGGCCCATCCAACTCACAGCCATCGACTCCGTCAACGCATACCCCTGTTGATGGAGTTGCTATAGCTGGTAACATGCACCATGTGAATAGCATGCCAAAAGGGCCAATGATGTATGGTTCTGATGGGATCGGTGGTCTTGCATCATCAGCAAATCAACTG GATGACATGGACCAGTTTGGAGATGTGGGAGCTCTAGAAGATAATGTAGAATCATTTTTGTCCCAAGATGATGGAGACGGAGGAAGCTTGTTTGGCACCCTAAAGCGGAACTCTTCTGTGCATACCGAAACCTCAAAGC CTTTCAGTTTCAATGAGGTTAGTTGTATAAGAAAAAGTGCCAGTAAGGTCATTTGCTGTAGCTTCTCATATGATGGGAAGTTGTTGGCTAGCGCTGGACATGATAAGAAG GTATTTATATGGAACATGGAAACACTACAAGTTGAGAGCACTCCGGAAGAACATGCTCATATCATCACAGATGTTCGCTTCAGACCGAATTCAACTCAACTGGCAACGTCATCATTcgacaaaacaatcaaaatctgGGATGCTTCTGAt CCTGGTTACTTCCTACGAACAATTTCTGGTCATGCTGCACCTGTTATGTCCATTGATTTTCATCCTAAGAAAACCGAGCTTTTATGCTCCTGTGATAGCAACAATGATATTCGCTTTTGGGACATAAACGCCTCTTGCGTTCGTGCTGTAAAG GGGGCTAGCACGCAAGTACGTTTCCAGCCAAGAACAGGACAGTTTTTAGCTGCAGCGTCAGAAAATACTGTGTCaatttttgatattgaaaataataacaaacgGGTCAACATTTTTAAG GGACATTCCTCAAATGTACATTCTGTTTGTTGGAGCCCAAACGGAGAGTTGGTGGCGTCTGTTAGTGAAGACGCTGTAAAATTATGGTCACTGAGTTCAGGAGATTGCATCCACGAGCTTAGCAACAGTGGAAACAAGTTCCACTCTGTTGTTTTTCACCCTAGCTATCCCGATCTCTTGGTCATCGGTGGCTATCAG GCTATAGAGCTGTGGAACACAATGGAGAACAAATGTATGACGGTAGCAGGCCACGAGTGTGTGATCTCTGCCTTGGCTCAGTCGCCTTCGACGGGAGTGGTTGCGTCTGCAAGTCATGACAAATCCGTAAAGATTTGGAAGTAG
- the LUH gene encoding LEUNIG-like protein (LEUNIG_homolog (LUH); FUNCTIONS IN: molecular_function unknown; INVOLVED IN: flower development, negative regulation of transcription, embryo development; LOCATED IN: cellular_component unknown; EXPRESSED IN: 22 plant structures; EXPRESSED DURING: 13 growth stages; CONTAINS InterPro DOMAIN/s: LisH dimerisation motif, subgroup (InterPro:IPR013720), WD40 repeat 2 (InterPro:IPR019782), WD40 repeat, conserved site (InterPro:IPR019775), WD40 repeat (InterPro:IPR001680), G-protein beta WD-40 repeat, region (InterPro:IPR020472), WD40 repeat-like-containing domain (InterPro:IPR011046), WD40-repeat-containing domain (InterPro:IPR017986), WD40/YVTN repeat-like-containing domain (InterPro:IPR015943), LisH dimerisation motif (InterPro:IPR006594), WD40 repeat, subgroup (InterPro:IPR019781); BEST Arabidopsis thaliana protein match is: LisH dimerisation motif;WD40/YVTN repeat-like-containing domain (TAIR:AT4G32551.1).), whose amino-acid sequence MAQSNWEADKMLDVYIYDYLVKKKLHNTAKSFMTEGKVSPDPVAIDAPGGFLFEWWSVFWDIFIARTNEKHSEAAAAYIEAQQGKAKEQQMQIQQLQMMRQAQMQRRDPNHPSLGGPMNAIGSEGMIGQSNASALAAKMYEERMKQPNPMNSETSQPHLDARMALLKSATNHHGQIVQGNHQGGVSAALQQIQSRTQQPTEIKTEVNLGTSPRQLPVDPSTVYGQGILQSKPGMGSAGKYINVLHCRVIAHRKENGGLNPGVSGLPLKGWPLTGIEQMRPGLGGPQVQKSFLQNQSQFQLSPQQQQHQMLAQVQAQGNMTNSPMYGGDMDPRRFTGLPRGNLNPKDGQQNANDGSIGSPMQSSSSKHISMPPVQQSSSQQQDHLLSQQSQQNNRKRKGPSSSGPANSTGTGNTVGPSNSQPSTPSTHTPVDGVAIAGNMHHVNSMPKGPMMYGSDGIGGLASSANQLLQDDMDQFGDVGALEDNVESFLSQDDGDGGSLFGTLKRNSSVHTETSKPFSFNEVSCIRKSASKVICCSFSYDGKLLASAGHDKKVFIWNMETLQVESTPEEHAHIITDVRFRPNSTQLATSSFDKTIKIWDASDPGYFLRTISGHAAPVMSIDFHPKKTELLCSCDSNNDIRFWDINASCVRAVKGASTQVRFQPRTGQFLAAASENTVSIFDIENNNKRVNIFKGHSSNVHSVCWSPNGELVASVSEDAVKLWSLSSGDCIHELSNSGNKFHSVVFHPSYPDLLVIGGYQAIELWNTMENKCMTVAGHECVISALAQSPSTGVVASASHDKSVKIWK is encoded by the exons ATGGCTCAGAGTAATTGGGAAGCTGACAAGAT gcttgatgtttacatatatgattatttggtgaagaagaaacttcatAATACTGCTAAGTCGTTTATGACTGAAGGGAAGGTTTCTCCTGATCCAGTTG CAATTGATGCACCTGGAGGGTTTCTTTTTGAGTGGTGGTCTGTGTTTTGGGACATTTTCATTGCAAGGACGAATGAGAAGCATTCAGAGGCTGCTGCAGCTTATATAGAG gCACAACAAGGTAAAGCGAAGGAGCAGCAAATGCAAATACAGCAACTGCAGATGATGCGCCAAGCTCAAATGCAGCGTAGGGACCCTAATCATCCTTCTCTTGGCGGTCCAATGAATGCTATTGGTTCTGAAGGGATGATTGGGCAGTCTAATGCTAGTGCTTTGGCTGCTAAAATGTACGAGGAACGCATGAAGCAGCCTAATCCTATGAATTCTGAGACATCCCAACCTCATCTTGATGCAAGGATGGCCCTTCTTAAATCAGCAACAAACCATCATGG TCAGATTGTCCAAGGAAACCATCAAGGAGGTGTTTCGGCAGCGCTGCAGCAAATTCAATCACGAACTCAGCAGCCCACT GAAATCAAAACTGAAGTTAATTTGGGTACATCTCCAAGACAACTGCCAGTGGATCCTTCTACAGTTTATGGCCAGGGAATTCTGCAATCAAAGCCTGGGATGGGGAGTGCAGGTAAATATATCAATGTATTGCATTGTAGAGTAATCGCTCACCGAAAAGAAAATGGTG GATTAAACCCTGGAGTGAGTGGTCTTCCTTTAAAGGGATGGCCATTAACT GGCATCGAGCAGATGCGACCAGGTTTAGGAGGCCCTCAGGTTCAGAAATCTTTTCTACAAAATCAAAGTCAATTTCAGCTCTCGccgcagcagcaacaacatcaGATGTTGGCTCAGGTTCAAGCGCAAGGAAATATGACTAATTCACCCATGTATGGTGGTGACATGGACCCTCGAAGATTTACAGGATTACCTAGAGGAAACCTTAATCCGAAAGATGGCCAACAAAATGCAAATGATGGATCTATAGGGTCCCCCATGCAGTCAAGTTCGTCAAAG CATATCAGCATGCCGCCAGTAcagcaatcttcttctcagcaACAAGATCACTTACTATCCCAGCAATCACAACAG AACAACCGCAAAAGAAAAGGGCCTTCCTCTTCTGGTCCTGCTAACAGCACAGGGACAGGAAACACTGTTGGCCCATCCAACTCACAGCCATCGACTCCGTCAACGCATACCCCTGTTGATGGAGTTGCTATAGCTGGTAACATGCACCATGTGAATAGCATGCCAAAAGGGCCAATGATGTATGGTTCTGATGGGATCGGTGGTCTTGCATCATCAGCAAATCAACTG CTGCAGGATGACATGGACCAGTTTGGAGATGTGGGAGCTCTAGAAGATAATGTAGAATCATTTTTGTCCCAAGATGATGGAGACGGAGGAAGCTTGTTTGGCACCCTAAAGCGGAACTCTTCTGTGCATACCGAAACCTCAAAGC CTTTCAGTTTCAATGAGGTTAGTTGTATAAGAAAAAGTGCCAGTAAGGTCATTTGCTGTAGCTTCTCATATGATGGGAAGTTGTTGGCTAGCGCTGGACATGATAAGAAG GTATTTATATGGAACATGGAAACACTACAAGTTGAGAGCACTCCGGAAGAACATGCTCATATCATCACAGATGTTCGCTTCAGACCGAATTCAACTCAACTGGCAACGTCATCATTcgacaaaacaatcaaaatctgGGATGCTTCTGAt CCTGGTTACTTCCTACGAACAATTTCTGGTCATGCTGCACCTGTTATGTCCATTGATTTTCATCCTAAGAAAACCGAGCTTTTATGCTCCTGTGATAGCAACAATGATATTCGCTTTTGGGACATAAACGCCTCTTGCGTTCGTGCTGTAAAG GGGGCTAGCACGCAAGTACGTTTCCAGCCAAGAACAGGACAGTTTTTAGCTGCAGCGTCAGAAAATACTGTGTCaatttttgatattgaaaataataacaaacgGGTCAACATTTTTAAG GGACATTCCTCAAATGTACATTCTGTTTGTTGGAGCCCAAACGGAGAGTTGGTGGCGTCTGTTAGTGAAGACGCTGTAAAATTATGGTCACTGAGTTCAGGAGATTGCATCCACGAGCTTAGCAACAGTGGAAACAAGTTCCACTCTGTTGTTTTTCACCCTAGCTATCCCGATCTCTTGGTCATCGGTGGCTATCAG GCTATAGAGCTGTGGAACACAATGGAGAACAAATGTATGACGGTAGCAGGCCACGAGTGTGTGATCTCTGCCTTGGCTCAGTCGCCTTCGACGGGAGTGGTTGCGTCTGCAAGTCATGACAAATCCGTAAAGATTTGGAAGTAG
- the LUH gene encoding LEUNIG-like protein (LEUNIG_homolog (LUH); CONTAINS InterPro DOMAIN/s: WD40 repeat 2 (InterPro:IPR019782), LisH dimerisation motif, subgroup (InterPro:IPR013720), WD40 repeat, conserved site (InterPro:IPR019775), WD40 repeat (InterPro:IPR001680), G-protein beta WD-40 repeat, region (InterPro:IPR020472), WD40 repeat-like-containing domain (InterPro:IPR011046), WD40-repeat-containing domain (InterPro:IPR017986), WD40/YVTN repeat-like-containing domain (InterPro:IPR015943), LisH dimerisation motif (InterPro:IPR006594), WD40 repeat, subgroup (InterPro:IPR019781); BEST Arabidopsis thaliana protein match is: LisH dimerisation motif;WD40/YVTN repeat-like-containing domain (TAIR:AT4G32551.1); Has 67720 Blast hits to 31790 proteins in 821 species: Archae - 72; Bacteria - 8702; Metazoa - 26412; Fungi - 15362; Plants - 8347; Viruses - 0; Other Eukaryotes - 8825 (source: NCBI BLink).) → MAQSNWEADKMLDVYIYDYLVKKKLHNTAKSFMTEGKVSPDPVAIDAPGGFLFEWWSVFWDIFIARTNEKHSEAAAAYIEAQQGKAKEQQMQIQQLQMMRQAQMQRRDPNHPSLGGPMNAIGSEGMIGQSNASALAAKMYEERMKQPNPMNSETSQPHLDARMALLKSATNHHGQIVQGNHQGGVSAALQQIQSRTQQPTEIKTEVNLGTSPRQLPVDPSTVYGQGILQSKPGMGSAGLNPGVSGLPLKGWPLTGIEQMRPGLGGPQVQKSFLQNQSQFQLSPQQQQHQMLAQVQAQGNMTNSPMYGGDMDPRRFTGLPRGNLNPKDGQQNANDGSIGSPMQSSSSKHISMPPVQQSSSQQQDHLLSQQSQQNNRKRKGPSSSGPANSTGTGNTVGPSNSQPSTPSTHTPVDGVAIAGNMHHVNSMPKGPMMYGSDGIGGLASSANQLLQDDMDQFGDVGALEDNVESFLSQDDGDGGSLFGTLKRNSSVHTETSKPFSFNEVSCIRKSASKVICCSFSYDGKLLASAGHDKKVFIWNMETLQVESTPEEHAHIITDVRFRPNSTQLATSSFDKTIKIWDASDPGYFLRTISGHAAPVMSIDFHPKKTELLCSCDSNNDIRFWDINASCVRAVKGASTQVRFQPRTGQFLAAASENTVSIFDIENNNKRVNIFKGHSSNVHSVCWSPNGELVASVSEDAVKLWSLSSGDCIHELSNSGNKFHSVVFHPSYPDLLVIGGYQAIELWNTMENKCMTVAGHECVISALAQSPSTGVVASASHDKSVKIWK, encoded by the exons ATGGCTCAGAGTAATTGGGAAGCTGACAAGAT gcttgatgtttacatatatgattatttggtgaagaagaaacttcatAATACTGCTAAGTCGTTTATGACTGAAGGGAAGGTTTCTCCTGATCCAGTTG CAATTGATGCACCTGGAGGGTTTCTTTTTGAGTGGTGGTCTGTGTTTTGGGACATTTTCATTGCAAGGACGAATGAGAAGCATTCAGAGGCTGCTGCAGCTTATATAGAG gCACAACAAGGTAAAGCGAAGGAGCAGCAAATGCAAATACAGCAACTGCAGATGATGCGCCAAGCTCAAATGCAGCGTAGGGACCCTAATCATCCTTCTCTTGGCGGTCCAATGAATGCTATTGGTTCTGAAGGGATGATTGGGCAGTCTAATGCTAGTGCTTTGGCTGCTAAAATGTACGAGGAACGCATGAAGCAGCCTAATCCTATGAATTCTGAGACATCCCAACCTCATCTTGATGCAAGGATGGCCCTTCTTAAATCAGCAACAAACCATCATGG TCAGATTGTCCAAGGAAACCATCAAGGAGGTGTTTCGGCAGCGCTGCAGCAAATTCAATCACGAACTCAGCAGCCCACT GAAATCAAAACTGAAGTTAATTTGGGTACATCTCCAAGACAACTGCCAGTGGATCCTTCTACAGTTTATGGCCAGGGAATTCTGCAATCAAAGCCTGGGATGGGGAGTGCAG GATTAAACCCTGGAGTGAGTGGTCTTCCTTTAAAGGGATGGCCATTAACT GGCATCGAGCAGATGCGACCAGGTTTAGGAGGCCCTCAGGTTCAGAAATCTTTTCTACAAAATCAAAGTCAATTTCAGCTCTCGccgcagcagcaacaacatcaGATGTTGGCTCAGGTTCAAGCGCAAGGAAATATGACTAATTCACCCATGTATGGTGGTGACATGGACCCTCGAAGATTTACAGGATTACCTAGAGGAAACCTTAATCCGAAAGATGGCCAACAAAATGCAAATGATGGATCTATAGGGTCCCCCATGCAGTCAAGTTCGTCAAAG CATATCAGCATGCCGCCAGTAcagcaatcttcttctcagcaACAAGATCACTTACTATCCCAGCAATCACAACAG AACAACCGCAAAAGAAAAGGGCCTTCCTCTTCTGGTCCTGCTAACAGCACAGGGACAGGAAACACTGTTGGCCCATCCAACTCACAGCCATCGACTCCGTCAACGCATACCCCTGTTGATGGAGTTGCTATAGCTGGTAACATGCACCATGTGAATAGCATGCCAAAAGGGCCAATGATGTATGGTTCTGATGGGATCGGTGGTCTTGCATCATCAGCAAATCAACTG CTGCAGGATGACATGGACCAGTTTGGAGATGTGGGAGCTCTAGAAGATAATGTAGAATCATTTTTGTCCCAAGATGATGGAGACGGAGGAAGCTTGTTTGGCACCCTAAAGCGGAACTCTTCTGTGCATACCGAAACCTCAAAGC CTTTCAGTTTCAATGAGGTTAGTTGTATAAGAAAAAGTGCCAGTAAGGTCATTTGCTGTAGCTTCTCATATGATGGGAAGTTGTTGGCTAGCGCTGGACATGATAAGAAG GTATTTATATGGAACATGGAAACACTACAAGTTGAGAGCACTCCGGAAGAACATGCTCATATCATCACAGATGTTCGCTTCAGACCGAATTCAACTCAACTGGCAACGTCATCATTcgacaaaacaatcaaaatctgGGATGCTTCTGAt CCTGGTTACTTCCTACGAACAATTTCTGGTCATGCTGCACCTGTTATGTCCATTGATTTTCATCCTAAGAAAACCGAGCTTTTATGCTCCTGTGATAGCAACAATGATATTCGCTTTTGGGACATAAACGCCTCTTGCGTTCGTGCTGTAAAG GGGGCTAGCACGCAAGTACGTTTCCAGCCAAGAACAGGACAGTTTTTAGCTGCAGCGTCAGAAAATACTGTGTCaatttttgatattgaaaataataacaaacgGGTCAACATTTTTAAG GGACATTCCTCAAATGTACATTCTGTTTGTTGGAGCCCAAACGGAGAGTTGGTGGCGTCTGTTAGTGAAGACGCTGTAAAATTATGGTCACTGAGTTCAGGAGATTGCATCCACGAGCTTAGCAACAGTGGAAACAAGTTCCACTCTGTTGTTTTTCACCCTAGCTATCCCGATCTCTTGGTCATCGGTGGCTATCAG GCTATAGAGCTGTGGAACACAATGGAGAACAAATGTATGACGGTAGCAGGCCACGAGTGTGTGATCTCTGCCTTGGCTCAGTCGCCTTCGACGGGAGTGGTTGCGTCTGCAAGTCATGACAAATCCGTAAAGATTTGGAAGTAG